The genomic window TGGAGGTGTCTTGGGATGATCCGAGGGGCACGTGGATACCTATTTGGGTCAAGAAACTCGAAGTAAACGATTTGGCGGAAGGGGAGATACCGGATTCAAGTCCGGCTGGGTTTCAAGAACGAGATACGGATGTGTGGGGAAACAAGATTAGATGGTATGGACCGTATAAGGAGATGTATTACAAGGAGGAGCCAAAGTGGGAATTGACTGTTAATTTGTTTTACTTGCATACAAAAGCCTGACTTCTACAGGTGTCTTTTACGCCTTGACTTTCTCCAACCCAGGAAGGAATTCATAGCCACCCTCTTTCCTGACTTTGTCGAAAATCTGAACTTCTTGTTAGCTAAATGCTTGGTAGTAGGGTATGCTCACCTCCATGGTCATCGTCGTCTCCGCATGCGGCATGCTCGGGCACTCCTTCAACCCATCTCTTAGGCACCTGGCCACAGCATCGGCTTCCCAATATAATCCAAACCCACCGAAGCTCATGTCGATGGTCTCATCTTCATACTTgccatcctcttcctcggGGTTGAGAAATTTACGGAAAGTATACTTTTGAGGGCGAGAAGTGTAGCCGTGAACGAGGATCTCTCCCTTGGAGCCAATAATACGAGTGTTTTGATATTTTTGCACAGCCGAGAGAAGGTTGGTCGTGCCTGAGAAGACAGTCAATTCGTATGTCGATGAAGCCGTGATACACTGTCAACTTACAGAACGACACGGCATTCAGCTTGGGGAAAGTCAACGTGACGCTGGTTGCAAGATCGACGCCTCTCTGGTGAAGTAGCATAGTACTTCCAACCTTGTCAGGAGGTGTGAGCTGATTCAAAGGGTGACGGTAGAGGATCATCATTGTCTACAACATAGTTCAGCACAATATCAGTCAACCTTTCGCCACAGTGGGCGAAGCATGCACTGAGAAACTCACCCAAACGAGGGGATAAGGTCCAATGTCAAGGAGACTACCACCAGCTAGCTCAGCAGAGAGCACTCGGTCTGTATCCGGTCGCTTCTTATAGACGTCCATGGAATGGTCTGAGTACATGCATCTGATCTCACCGATAAGGTCATCTTCATGGATAGCTTTCTGAATAGCCAGCATAACGGGGTTGAATCGGGTCCAAACGGCTGTAGCAGCATGTGAGTGGTTTGTTTATGAATTGTGGTTTACAGACTTACCTTCCATAAGGAAAACATTCTTCTCTTTAGCGATCGACACAAGGTGCTTCCACTCTACAGCATTGAGAGTTGCTGGCTACGACGAAAAATTATTTAATGAAGACCACAGCTCTGGATTGAGCTTACCTTCTCCAGTAAGCAACTCTTACCAGCTTCAAGAGCGAGCTTGGCATCCTCATAGTGAGCTATGTTCATAGTACCCACATACACAATGTTCACATTCTACGTCGTACACCCAGTCAGTGGAAGGAGTCAATCCCTCACATTAAACACACTCACAGGATCCTCCACAACGCCTTTGTATGAGCCGTATGCTTTGGGCTTGAAGTCCACATGTCCGTCTTGTTGACCGGCAGCCCCGTTGGGACAGTAATTGCTGATGAAATCTTCTGCTTTGGAAAGCGAACGGGATCCAACAGCAGCGATGGCATGAGATACGTCCGTGACGTTTCTTGAGGCCATGGGACGGCTGACATCTTTGGTGAATTCGGATGAGATCCAACCACACCCAAGAATACCCCATTGGGCGACGAAGGGTTTCAGAGCGGACATACTGCCGAAATACCGTAGTAACTAGCTGGGACGAGCTGTGCAGGCGAGGTTATTTGGGCGGTTTTGTTACTAAATAAAAGGCGCTGGGAAGGTTCGAAGATTGCATGAAAGTGGATAAAGAAGAAGCTAGATAAATATCCCATCATTGATGAGATGAAGCATCTGATATATCTCCGATATTCAGGGATGATAGCAAGATCGGCCCGATATTCGCCCTTCGCGCAACAGCGACGAAACGGAAAACAGAAGAAAATGGCAAGCAATTGATTTGTATTGTCGGTTCATGTTTCATGTATGTAAAAGCGGTGGAAGACCGGTCAGCCTTCTCATGATGGTGGTCTGTGAGGCCTACGAGGTAACAAATACATTAGGGTATATATACAAACATTACACAGACAGTTTCTCGTCGGCCTTAGCCAGCGCAGCCGTCCTCTTCAGTTAATTACATGGCCCCGCGAATCAGCCTCTTGACTTCCGCTCCAGAGATATTCATATCATTTCTCTCCATGTCGTCCTCAGTCACGACCTTCTTTCCAAGCGTCCTACCAGAGTGTCAACATGAGTTAAAGTTGCAAGTTAGAGTGCGCTActcacctcttcttcttcaccgTTGTCTTTACCGGCAactcatcgtcatcatcatcgccAAACTGAAGCTGTCCAACTCTCTCGCTCAAAGGGCCCGGAGTCTCAAATACAGGTTCTCGAAACTTCTCTGCCTCAGAACTTGCATTTGGTGTCGCCTTAGGGGTCATCTTGCTTCCCTTGGCAGTTTCAGGAGTTAGAAGGTTAAATACCTGCGACTTGGAGGGAGCCTTGGCAGGAGTACGCTTAATAGGACTGCTATTCTTGCGCTTGACACTAGATAGACGACGAGGTGAGGAAGACTCGCTttcatcgtcatcttccGAAATTTCTTCGTCAGCGATGGTAAATGCCGAGCCATCAGAATCGgctccttcctcttcctcttcctcgtcctcctcctcactttcttcttcctcttcctcctcctcactgtcttcttcttcctcactttcttcttcttccccttcgTCTTCAGTgccctccttctcttcatcttcatgCATTATAGATCGCTCATTCTCGCTCTTGGTAAGctcatcttcattctcttcctcatATTTCGTAACCTTTTCTTTCATCATTGCCCTATCGATTACCCCATCAGATAGTGTACAGTGACTTCTGGAATCACGTGAAATTGTGAGCTTGGGAACTGCGGACGCTGGTTTGGCAAGGAAAGGATCAGATTGGGAGGAAACCATGGAGTCATCGCCAGAAATAAGCTACAAGGAATAAGTCAAACACATCATCAGTATCATCTTCCAATTAACATCCTCTGAAATTCGACCTACCAAAGACTCATCAATGGCAGACTCAAAGCTCTTCTCTATGCTCAGATCATCTCGCGACTCGTCGCAATCCGCATATGAAGATTCGGCAGGAGAGGGTTTATATCGAGCGATACGTGATACAGCAGGCGTCATAGTGCGCATGACAATATCGATCTTTTGATCTGCCTTGAGCTCGCTTGCTGCGACCTGGAAATAAATACATCCGATCAATGACTATGCTGGATGAATATAGGAAAAGATCAACTTACATGTTCGTTTAGTCGCTGAGAAAACTCTTTGTGCATTCTTTGCATTGACTCTTGCATTTCTCGGGCAACTTCCTCGCGTATTTCAACTTCGATGGCAGCCGCGCGCATCTCGGATTCATAAAGCTAGTGATTATTAGTAATTTTATTCATACACGGGTCAGAGTTGCCAAGAGATACTCACCCTAGTCTTCATCTCCTTGAGCTGATCAAACAGATACTCCACAAGAAGATCCTTATCctcctcgtcttcatcttcggcatcctcctctttgACCTCCAATTCTTCCTCAACCATAACAAATCCTTGACTCTCCCTCTCGGCAACAATCTTACTTTTCGTCGATCGACTTGCTGCGCCATCGTCTTTTGGTATGACCGGAACAGTCACCTTGATCTTCATAGGCGCGCTGACAGCATGTTTGAAAGCGTTAAATTGAGTGCTAATTTGGCGTTTGAGAAGTGGAAGGCCGACTCGGTTGGAAGCAGTGGTCTGCACTTCGCGGGCGGAAGCGGAAAATCGCATGACGTGAGAGTTCTCGTCGAAACCTGTATCGTACGGATTGACGTTGATGATTATTACCTAAGTTTTCTGGTCAGATTACATGATGAAAAGGAAGGCTGATCACTCTTACTGCTCGTCCATCACCAACAAAGAAGTTTTGAAAGATCTCTGTCAATTTAGAATGTCTAAACGGTACAACCGCAATCCTTTTCTTGACACCCACGGCAGAGGGTGCTGCCAGCTTTTGCTGATTCGATCGCAGTACTTCAAGACATTGACCCAACACCATGAGCGACTTGTTGATATTACCCGCCTCCTTTAATCTGTCACCAGTAGTATGTGTGTTCTTGTTCCTCTCAGAGCCAGCGAGATCTACAATGGCAAGGCGGGAGACTTGAGCGGAATCCGGGTCCTCGGGAGCGCCATTGTGAATACGGACGACCTTGATGGTGAAAATACCATGACTGCGGCTGGATTCTCGGTTTGCGAGGGTGCCAAACACTTGCCGAGCATTCTGGCCAGATCGGAAGACCGCAAGAGCTTCCTACGAAGAAGAAACTTAAATTTAGCTCGGACGTGGTTAAAGGTTGGAACGACTCACTTCTCTGGTTCGCACGCGGACATCCTTTAGCCCAGCTATATATTTTCCATTTCCATCAGGATCATTCTTCAAGCTAAGAGCCTGCCTTTTGAGAacacctccacctccattCGCCATGGCAGCCATGTTAAAGGAGGAATTGAGGACAGACGGAATGCCTTGCATGTGGGAAGCTCGAGGAAGCCTGTCATAAGTTGCTTTAgtgggaggaagaggggaagCTGACGAGGAGGATGCTGGAAGTACAGCTTCGAGGAGATCGAAAATCTATGACCAAGAATAGATGAGCATTGCTGGTTTACACGTATTTATGCAGGGAAAATCGTCGCGAACCTTCTCATTATACACCTCGGCATATGAT from Cryptococcus gattii WM276 chromosome E, complete sequence includes these protein-coding regions:
- a CDS encoding uncharacterized protein (Similar to TIGR gene model, INSD accession AAW43692.1), translating into MSALKPFVAQWGILGCGWISSEFTKDVSRPMASRNVTDVSHAIAAVGSRSLSKAEDFISNYCPNGAAGQQDGHVDFKPKAYGSYKGVVEDPNVNIVYVGTMNIAHYEDAKLALEAGKSCLLEKPATLNAVEWKHLVSIAKEKNVFLMEAVWTRFNPVMLAIQKAIHEDDLIGEIRCMYSDHSMDVYKKRPDTDRVLSAELAGGSLLDIGPYPLVWTMMILYRHPLNQLTPPDKVGSTMLLHQRGVDLATSVTLTFPKLNAVSFCTTNLLSAVQKYQNTRIIGSKGEILVHGYTSRPQKYTFRKFLNPEEEDGKYEDETIDMSFGGFGLYWEADAVARCLRDGLKECPSMPHAETTMTMEIFDKVRKEGGYEFLPGLEKVKA
- a CDS encoding uncharacterized protein (Similar to TIGR gene model, INSD accession AAW43694.1); this encodes MAPPSTTSSAPSKPRLPPKSASTASATGRVTRLRAAKEAVASPAETSRQPGFLSKGKEGFRKVSGKIAQKEKVAPTPRAKPAAQPISKAEANAESLKAYLRIRPPPVPDLVSTARPYLEIQSETDVLMRAPENTRHHIPKPPHLFSFDRVFSPDTPQSPFFTTTTLPLVQKLLQGENGLLFAYGVSNSGKSYTIQGGNTASTTERGVLPRAIDVVFNSIEGSESKANLQPQGLTDVVLCDQVDGTLNIDPLAATEPRTDEVVKVDKNFSYAVFISYAEVYNEKIFDLLEAVLPASSSSASPLPPTKATYDRLPRASHMQGIPSVLNSSFNMAAMANGGGGVLKRQALSLKNDPDGNGKYIAGLKDVRVRTREEALAVFRSGQNARQVFGTLANRESSRSHGIFTIKVVRIHNGAPEDPDSAQVSRLAIVDLAGSERNKNTHTTGDRLKEAGNINKSLMVLGQCLEVLRSNQQKLAAPSAVGVKKRIAVVPFRHSKLTEIFQNFFVGDGRAVIIINVNPYDTGFDENSHVMRFSASAREVQTTASNRVGLPLLKRQISTQFNAFKHAVSAPMKIKVTVPVIPKDDGAASRSTKSKIVAERESQGFVMVEEELEVKEEDAEDEDEEDKDLLVEYLFDQLKEMKTRLYESEMRAAAIEVEIREEVAREMQESMQRMHKEFSQRLNEHVAASELKADQKIDIVMRTMTPAVSRIARYKPSPAESSYADCDESRDDLSIEKSFESAIDESLLISGDDSMVSSQSDPFLAKPASAVPKLTISRDSRSHCTLSDGVIDRAMMKEKVTKYEEENEDELTKSENERSIMHEDEEKEGTEDEGEEEESEEEEDSEEEEEEEESEEEDEEEEEEGADSDGSAFTIADEEISEDDDESESSSPRRLSSVKRKNSSPIKRTPAKAPSKSQVFNLLTPETAKGSKMTPKATPNASSEAEKFREPVFETPGPLSERVGQLQFGDDDDDELPVKTTVKKKRTLGKKVVTEDDMERNDMNISGAEVKRLIRGAM